The following are from one region of the candidate division KSB1 bacterium genome:
- the rplW gene encoding 50S ribosomal protein L23 encodes MKSLDAILIKPVLTEKMLQMQEEAQKYGFQVAPQANKIEIKKAIEGKFGVLVDKVHTVNVKGKMKRMNTRRGLTRGKRSDWKKAVVTLKEGYTIDLFQEQ; translated from the coding sequence ATGAAATCCCTCGACGCAATTTTGATTAAACCTGTTCTAACCGAAAAGATGCTTCAAATGCAAGAGGAGGCTCAGAAATACGGTTTTCAAGTAGCTCCTCAAGCAAACAAAATAGAAATAAAGAAAGCGATCGAAGGCAAGTTCGGTGTCCTGGTTGACAAAGTTCATACCGTGAACGTGAAGGGTAAGATGAAGCGAATGAACACTCGCCGGGGGCTGACTCGTGGCAAGCGTTCCGATTGGAAAAAAGCCGTAGTCACTTTGAAGGAAGGCTATACGATAGATTTATTTCAGGAGCAGTAA
- the rplD gene encoding 50S ribosomal protein L4, translating to MELEVLKKNGGYSGAKVKLPDDVFNIDPNENAVYLTIKAQNANARQGTASTKTRSMVSGGGRKPFKQKGRGAARAGTIRSPLWVGGGRVFGPQPRDYNMRLPRRVKLLARKSAFSDKAKNDKIKIIEDFKLELSKTKEVFSILKSLGLDNQKTLLLLSDYDADILRAGKNIPKLEIRVARTESTYDLLKCDTVLIQQSAVDKLAGAVKE from the coding sequence ATGGAATTGGAAGTCTTAAAGAAGAATGGTGGTTATTCGGGAGCTAAGGTAAAGCTTCCTGATGATGTTTTTAATATTGACCCGAATGAGAATGCCGTTTATCTAACCATCAAGGCTCAAAACGCAAATGCCAGACAGGGTACAGCTTCGACGAAGACCCGGAGCATGGTGAGTGGCGGTGGGAGGAAGCCTTTCAAACAGAAAGGACGAGGTGCAGCGAGAGCGGGGACGATTCGTTCTCCGTTGTGGGTTGGCGGGGGCCGGGTTTTTGGACCCCAGCCTCGTGATTATAATATGAGGCTTCCCAGGAGAGTAAAATTGCTTGCTCGGAAATCCGCTTTTTCAGACAAAGCAAAAAATGATAAAATTAAGATAATCGAAGATTTTAAGTTGGAACTTTCCAAAACCAAAGAAGTCTTCTCAATTCTTAAGTCTCTGGGTTTGGATAACCAAAAAACCCTATTGCTTTTATCTGATTATGATGCAGACATTTTAAGGGCTGGCAAGAATATTCCCAAATTGGAAATCAGGGTTGCAAGAACCGAGTCTACTTATGATTTGTTGAAATGTGATACAGTTCTTATTCAGCAAAGTGCAGTGGATAAACTGGCGGGAGCGGTCAAAGAATGA